From Lycium ferocissimum isolate CSIRO_LF1 chromosome 12, AGI_CSIRO_Lferr_CH_V1, whole genome shotgun sequence, one genomic window encodes:
- the LOC132040495 gene encoding pre-mRNA-processing-splicing factor 8A, translating to MWSGNGNGPQDMMWNNSSNIAPPGTTTGGVPPPQPPSMMPPPAPPGTSGSGPPAPSYTVLPTEAQIEEKARKWMQLNSKRYSDKRKFGFVETQKEDMPPEHVRKIIRDHGDMSSKKYRHDKRVYLGALKFVPHAVYKLLENMPMPWEQVRDVKILYHITGAITFVNEIPWVVEPIYLAQWGTMWIMMRREKRDRRHFKRMRFPPFDDEEPPLDYADNLLDVDPLEPIQLEMDEEEDSAVYNWFYDHKPLVKTKLINGPSYRRWHLSLPIMATLHRLAGQLLSDLTDRNYFYLFDMESFFTAKALNMCIPGGPKFEPLYRDMEKGDEDWNEFNDINKLIIRSPLRTEYRIAFPHLYNNRPRKVKLCIYHTPMIMYIKTEDPDLPAFYYDPLIHPIVTKDRREKKVSEDDDDDDFTLPEGVEPLLTETPIYTDTTAAGISLLFAPRPFNMRSGRTRRAEDIPLVSDWFKEHCPPSYPVKVRVSYQKLLKCFVLNELHHRPPKAQKKKHLFRSLQATKFFQTTELDWAEAGLQVCKQGYNMLNLLIHRKNLNYLHLDYNFNLKPVKTLTTKERKKSRFGNAFHLCREILRLTKLVVDANVQFRLGNVDAFQLADGLQYIFSHVGQLTGMYRYKYRLMRQIRMCKDLKHLIYYRFNTGPVGKGPGCGFWAPMWRVWLFFLRGIVPLLERWLGNLLARQFEGRHSKGVAKTVTKQRVESHFDLELRAAVMHDVLDAMPEGIKQNKARTILQHLSEAWRCWKANIPWKVPGLPVPIENMILRYVKSKADWWTNVAHYNRERIRRGATVDKTVCRKNLGRLTRLWLKAEQERQHNYLKDGPYVTPEEAVAIYTTTVHWLESRKFSPIPFPPLSYKHDTKLLILALERLKESYSVAVRLNQQQREELGLIEQAYDNPHEALSRIKRHLLTQRAFKEVGIEFMDLYSYLIPVYEIEPLEKITDAYLDQYLWYEGDKRHLFPNWIKPADSEPPPLLVYKWCQGINNLQGVWDTSEGQCVVMLQTKFEKFFEKIDLTMLNRLLRLVLDHNIADYVTAKNNVVLSYKDMSHTNSYGLIRGLQFASFVVQYYGLVLDLLLLGLTRASEIAGPPQMPNEFITYSDSRVETRHPIRLYSRYIDKVHILFRFTHEEARDLIQRYLTEHPDPNNENMVGYNNKKCWPRDARMRLMKHDVNLGRSVFWDMKNRLPRSITTLEWENSFVSVYSKDNPNLLFSMCGFEVRILPKTRMTLEAFSNTRDGVWNLQNEQTKERTAVAFLRVDDEHMKVFENRVRQILMSSGSTTFTKIVNKWNTALIGLMTYFREATVHTQELLDLLVKCENKIQTRIKIGLNSKMPSRFPPVIFYTPKEIGGLGMLSMGHILIPQSDLRYSQQTDVGVTHFRSGMSHEEDQLIPNLYRYIQPWESEFIDSQRVWAEYALKRQEAQAQNRRLTLEDLEDSWDRGIPRINTLFQKDRHTLAYDKGWRVRTDFKQYQVLKQNPFWWTHQRHDGKLWNLNNYRTDVIQALGGVEGILEHTLFKGTYFPTWEGLFWEKASGFEESMKYKKLTNAQRSGLNQIPNRRFTLWWSPTINRANVYVGFQVQLDLTGIFMHGKIPTLKISLIQIFRAHLWQKIHESVVMDLCQVLDQELDALEIETVQKETIHPRKSYKMNSSCADILLFAAHRWPMSKPSLVAESKDVFDQKASNKYWIDVQLRWGDYDSHDIERYTRAKFMDYTTDNMSIYPSPTGVMIGLDLAYNLHSAFGNWFPGSKPLLAQAMNKIMKSNPALYVLRERIRKGLQLYSSEPTEPYLSSQNYGEIFSNQIIWFVDDTNVYRVTIHKTFEGNLTTKPINGAIFIFNPRTGQLFLKVIHTSVWAGQKRLGQLAKWKTAEEVAALVRSLPVEEQPKQIIVTRKGMLDPLEVHLLDFPNIVIKGSELQLPFQACLKIEKFGDLILKATEPQMVLFNIYDDWLKSISSYTAFSRLILILRALHVNNEKAKMLLKPDKSVVTEPHHIWPSLTDDQWMKVEVALRDLILSDYAKKNNVNTSALTQSEIRDIILGAEITPPSQQRQQIAEIEKQAKEASQLTAVTTKTTNVHGDELIVTTTSPYEQAAFGSKTDWRVRAISATNLYLRVNHIYVNSEDIKETGYTYIMPKNILKKFICIADLRTQISGYLYGVSPPDNPQVKEIRCIAMPPQWGTHQQVHLPSGLPEHDFLTDLEPLGWMHTQPNELPQLSPQDVTSHARILENNKHWDGEKCIILTCSFTPGSCSLTAYKLTPTGYEWGRANKDSGSNPHGYLPTHYEKVQMLLSDRFLGFYMIPDNGPWNYNFMGVKHTVSMKYGVKLGTPREYYNEDHRPTHFLEFSNMEEGDTAEADREDTFT from the exons ATGTGGAGTGGTAACGGAAACGGACCACAAGATATGATGTGGAACAACAGTAGTAATATTGCGCCGCCAGGCACTACTACCGGTGGAGTACCACCGCCTCAGCCGCCGTCAATGATGCCTCCGCCGGCGCCACCGGGAACGAGTGGTTCAGGACCACCGGCGCCGTCGTATACGGTGTTGCCGACTGAAGCACAGATTGAAGAGAAAGCAAGGAAATGGATGCAGCTTAATTCAAAGCGATATAGTGATAAGAGGAAGTTTGGATTTGTTGAAACGCAAAAGGAAGATATGCCTCCTGAACATGTTCGGAAAATTATTAG GGACCATGGGGatatgtcatcaaaaaaatatcGTCATGATAAACGTGTGTATCTCGGAGCTCTTAAATTTGTCCCTCATGCTGTTTACAAACTCCTAGAGAACATGCCTATGCCGTGGGAGCAG GTTCGAGATGTCAAAATCCTGTACCATATTACTGGTGCGATTACATTTGTTAATGAGATCCCATGGGTTGTTGAACCTATATATCTGGCTCAG TGGGGCACAATGTGGATCATGATGAGAAGGGAGAAGAGAGACCGGCGGCATTTCAAGAGAATGCGTTTTCCTCCCTTTGACGATGAGGAGCCTCCATTAGATTATGCTGATAATCTTTTGGATGTTGATCCTCTGGAGCCAATCCAGTTGGAGATGGATGAAGAAGAGGATTCTGCAGTTTATAACTGGTTTTATGACCATAAGCCATTGGTTAAAACAAAGCTTATTAACGGTCCTAGTTACCGCAGGTGGCATTTGTCCCTTCCTATAATGGCAACACTTCACCGCCTTGCTGGACAGCTGCTTTCAGATCTGACTGATCGCAATTACTTCTACTTGTTTGATATGGAGTCCTTTTTCACCGCTAAAGCATTGAACATGTGCATACCTG GTGGTCCAAAGTTTGAACCTTTATATCGTGACATGGAGAAAGGGGATGAGGACTGGAATGAGTTCAATGATATCAACAAATTGATCATCAGGTCACCACTTAGGACAGAGTACAGAATTGCCTTCCCTCACCTCTATAACAACAGGCCGAGAAAGGTGAAGCTTTGCATATATCACACTCCGATGATCATGTACATAAAAACAGAGGATCCCGATCTACCTGCTTTTTATTATGATCCGCTTATACATCCCATAGTCACCAAGGACCGCCGAGAGAAGAAAGTTTCTGaggatgacgatgatgatgattttaccttACCTGAGGGTGTGGAGCCGCTGCTGACTGAGACTCCAATCTATACTGATACTACTGCTGCTGGTATTTCACTGTTGTTTGCCCCACGCCCATTTAACATGAGATCTGGTCGGACAAGGCGTGCTGAAGATATTCCCCTTGTGTCAGATTGGTTTAAGGAGCATTG CCCTCCATCATATCCCGTCAAGGTGCGTGTCAGTTATCAGAAGTTGTTGAAATGTTTTGTGTTAAACGAGTTGCATCATAGACCTCCTAAGGCCCAGAAGAAGAAGCACCTCTTCCGCTCACTTCAAGCCACAAAATTTTTCCAAACCACAGAACTTGATTGGGCTGAAGCTGGTCTTCAAGTTTGCAAGCAGGGATATAATATGCTGAATCTCTTGATCCATAGGAAGAACCTGAATTATCTTCACCTTGATTACAATTTTAATTTGAAGCCTGTTAAGACACTAACAACAAAGGAACGTAAGAAATCCCGGTTTGGAAATGCTTTCCACCTGTGTCGTGAAATTCTGCGTTTGACCAAGCTTGTTGTTGACGCCAATGTCCAGTTTCGTTTGGGAAATGTTGATGCGTTTCAGCTGGCAGATGGTTTGCAATACATTTTTTCACATGTTGGTCAGTTGACGGGTATGTATCGTTACAAGTACAGGCTTATGAGGCAGATTCGGATGTGCAAGGATCTGAAACATTTGATCTATTATCGATTTAATACTGGGCCGGTTGGAAAAGGTCCTGGTTGTGGTTTCTGGGCACCTATGTGGAGGGTGTGGTTATTCTTTCTTCGGGGAATAGTACCTCTTTTGGAACGTTGGTTAGGAAATCTACTGGCAAGGCAATTTGAGGGTCGCCATTCGAAGGGGGTGGCCAAAACTGTCACAAAGCAACGTGTTGAAAGCCACTTCGATTTGGAGCTTCGTGCTGCAGTAATGCATGATGTCCTTGATGCTATGCCAG AGGGGATCAAGCAAAATAAAGCAAGAACCATCTTGCAGCATCTAAGTGAAGCATGGCGTTGTTGGAAGGCAAATATTCCTTGGAAG GTCCCTGGTTTGCCTGTTCCTATTGAGAACATGATTCTCCGCTATGTCAAATCCAAAGCTGATTGGTGGACAAATGTTGCTCACTACAACCGTGAACGTATAAGAAGAGGAGCAACTGTTGACAAGACTGTGTGCCGAAAAAATCTTGGAAGATTGACTCGCCTTTGGCTGAAGGCTGAACAG GAGCGGCAACATAACTACTTGAAAGACGGTCCATATGTCACTCCAGAAGAAGCAGTAGCGATATACACTACCACTGTGCATTGGTTGGAGTCGAGGAAGTTTTCTCCTATACCATTCCCTCCATTGTCATACAAGCATGACACGAAACTGCTTATCCTTGCACTTGAGAGATTGAAAGAATCTTACAGTGTGGCTGTGAGGTTAAACCAGCAGCAAAGGGAGGAGTTGGGCCTCATTGAGCAAGCTTATGATAATCCGCATGAGGCATTATCAAGGATTAAGCGTCATCTGCTTACTCAGCGTGCCTTCAAAGAA GTTGGCATCGAATTTATGGACTTGTACAGTTACCTGATTCCTGTTTATGAGATTGAGCCACTTGAAAAGATTACTGATGCATACCTGGACCAGTACCTATGGTATGAAGGTGATAAGCGCCATCTCTTTCCAAATTGGATTAAGCCTGCTGATTCAGAGCCACCACCTCTGTTAGTGTATAAATGGTGTCAAGGCATAAACAATTTGCAAGGAGTATGGGACACCAGTGAAGGACAGTGTGTGGTGATGTTGCAGACGAAGTTTGAGAAGTTCTTTGAAAAGATTGACTTGACCATGCTGAACAG gCTTCTGCGTTTGGTGCTGGACCACAATATTGCTGATTATGTCACTGCAAAAAACAATGTCGTACTGTCTTACAAAGATATGAGCCATACGAATTCATACGGGCTGATACGCGGTCTTCAGTTTGCTTCATTTGTTGTACAGTACTACGGGCTTGTGTTGGATCTGTTGCTCCTAGGTTTAACTCGAGCTAGTGAAATTGCTGGTCCACCTCAGATGCCTAATGAGTTCATAACCTATAGTGATTCTAGAGTGGAAACAAGGCATCCAATCCGGCTGTACTCTCGATACATTGACAAGGTGCATATATTATTTCGCTTCACTCATGAAGAGGCTCGGGACCTTATCCAAAGATATCTTACTGAGCATCCTGATCCCAACAATGAAAATATGGTTGGCTATAACAACAAGAAATGCTGGCCAAGGGACGCAAGAATGAGGCTCATGAAGCATGATG TTAATCTTGGGAGAAGTGTCTTCTGGGACATGAAGAATCGACTACCTAGAAGTATCACTACTTTGGAGTGGGAGAACAGCTTTGTCTCTGTTTATAGCAAAGATAATCCAAACTTGCTCTTCAGCAT GTGTGGGTTTGAAGTTCGGATACTGCCTAAGACTAGAATGACACTAGAGGCATTCAGCAATACAAGAGATGGAGTCTGGAATTTACAAAATGAACAGACTAAGGAACGCACAGCTGTTGCCTTCTTGCGTGTAGATGACGAGCATATGAAAGTGTTTGAGAATCGTGTTAGGCAGATACTTATGTCCTCTGGTTCTACAACATTCACGAAGATCGTTAACAAATGGAACACTGCTCTTATTG GCCTTATGACATATTTCCGTGAAGCAACAGTGCATACGCAAGAGTTGCTGGACCTGCTGGTCAAATGTGAAAACAAGATACAGACTCGTATTAAGATTGGTTTGAACTCAAAAATGCCCAGCAG GTTTCCTCCTGTTATTTTCTACACACCAAAGGAAATTGGAGGGCTTGGAATGTTGTCAATGGGTCACATATTGATCCCACAGAGTGATCTTAGGTATAGTCAGCAAACAGATGTTGGTGTGACGCATTTCAGAAGTGGAATGAGCCATGAAGAGGATCAATTGATCCCAAATCTTTACAGATACATACAG CCTTGGGAGAGTGAGTTCATCGACTCTCAGAGAGTTTGGGCTGAGTATGCTTTGAAGAGGCAGGAAGCACAGGCACAAAATAGGCGTTTGACTCTTGAGGATCTGGAA GATTCATGGGATCGTGGAATACCTCGAATCAATACATTGTTCCAGAAGGATCGTCACACCCTTGCATATGACAAAGGATGGAGAGTGAGAACAGACTTTAAACAGTACCAAGTCCTTAAGCAGAATCCATTCTGGTGGACACACCAGAGGCATGATGGAAAGCTATGGAACCTGAATAACTATCGTACTGATGTTATTCAAGCTCTTggaggagttgaaggaattcTTGAGCATACATTATTCAAAGGAACATA TTTCCCTACTTGGGAGGGTCTTTTCTGGGAGAAAGCTTCAGGTTTTGAGGAATCCATGAAGTACAAGAAACTGACTAATGCTCAGCGATCTGGGCTCAATCAAATCCCTAATCGTAGGTTTACTCTTTGGTGGTCGCCGACAATAAATAGGGCAAATGTCTATGTTGGTTTCCAAGTACAGTTGGACTTGACTGGGATATTTATGCACGGGAAGATTCCAACTCTGAAGATATCTTTGATACAGATATTCCGTGCACATTTGTGGCAGAAGATCCATGAGAGTGTTGTCATGGATCTCTGCCAAGTTTTGGATCAAGAGTTGGATGCATTGGAAATCGAGACTGTACAGAAGGAAACAATTCATCCAAGAAAGAGTTACAAAATGAATAGCTCGTGCGCTGACATCCTCCTATTTGCTGCGCATAGATGGCCAATGTCAAAACCTAGTCTTGTGGCTGAATCGAAGGATGTGTTTGACCAGAAGGCTAGTAACAAATACTGGATAGATGTGCAGCTCCGATGGGGTGACTATGATTCTCATGATATTGAGCGTTACACACGAGCAAAGTTCATGGATTACACAACAGACAACATGTCTATTTATCCATCGCCTACTG GTGTAATGATTGGACTTGACCTTGCTTACAACTTGCATTCTGCCTTTGGAAACTGGTTCCCTGGTTCAAAACCGTTGCTTGCCCAAGCCATGAACAAGATTATGAAG TCAAATCCCGCGCTCTATGTGCTGAGGGAACGCATAAGGAAAGGGTTGCAACTGTATTCTTCAGAGCCCACAGaaccatatttatcatctcagAACTATGGAGAGATTTTCAGCAATCAAATCATATGGTTTGTTGATGACACAAATGTGTACCGTGTGACCATCCACAAGACCTTCGAGGGAAATCTGACAACAAAGCCCATAAATGGTGCAATTTTCATTTTCAATCCCAGGACAGGTCAACTGTTTTTGAAG GTCATTCACACAAGTGTGTGGGCAGGGCAAAAGCGTCTTGGCCAGCTAGCCAAGTGGAAAACAGCCGAAGAAGTGGCTGCACTTGTCAGGTCCTTGCCTGTTGAAGAACAACCAAAGCAAATTATCGTGACTCGGAAGGGAATGCTTGATCCATTGGAGGTCCACTTGCTCGACTTTCCGAATATTGTTATCAAAGGAAGTGAGCTGCAATTACCATTCCAGGCTTGTTTGAAGATAGAGAAATTTGGTGATCTGATACTGAAGGCTACAGAGCCACAAATGGTTCTGTTCAACATATATGATGATTGGTTGAAGAGCATTTCATCCTATACAGCATTCTCCAGGCTCATCCTCATCCTGCGTGCCCTTCACGTGAACAATGAAAAAGCTAAGATGTTACTCAAGCCTGACAAGTCGGTCGTCACTGAGCCTCACCACATCTGGCCTTCACTTACAGATGACCAGTGGATGAAG GTTGAGGTAGCGCTTAGAGATCTCATTCTCTCAGACTATGCAAAAAAGAACAATGTCAACACATCAGCATTGACACAGTCTGAGATCCGTGATATTATACTTGGAGCTGAGATAACTCCTCCATCGCAGCAGCGCCAACAGATAGCTGAGATTGAGAAACAG GCCAAGGAAGCAAGTCAACTGACCGCTGTTACCACAAAGACCACTAATGTCCATGGTGATGAGTTGATTGTTACTACAACTAGTCCCTATGAGCAAGCTGCCTTTGGCTCTAAAACAGATTGGCGTGTCAGAGCAATTTCTGCCACAAATCTCTATCTCCGTGTGAACCACATATATGTAAATTCAGAGGACATAAAG GAGACTGGATATACTTACATCATGCCGAAAAATATTCTGAAGAAGTTCATCTGTATTGCTGATCTGCGGACACAAATTTCTGGTTACTTGTATGGTGTAAGTCCACCAGATAATCCTCAGGTGAAAGAAATCCGGTGTATTGCAATGCCTCCACAGTGGGGGACACATCAGCAGGTGCATCTACCTTCCGGTCTTCCTGAGCATGATTTTCTCACTGACTTGGAGCCTTTGGGATGGATGCACACACAACCAAATGAGCTTCCTCAGTTATCGCCACAG GATGTTACTTCACATGCTCGGATCCTGGAGAACAACAAACACTGGGATGGAGAGAAGTGCATCATATTGACATGCAGTTTCACACCAGGGTCCTGTTCATTAACTGCATATAAGTTGACCCCAACTGGGTATGAATGGGGACGTGCTAACAAAGATTCAGGAAGCAACCCTCATGGTTACCTGCCGACTCATTACGAGAAGGTGCAGATGCTCTTGAGTGATCGATTCCTTGGCTTTTACATG ATACCTGATAATGGTCCATGGAATTACAACTTCATGGGGGTGAAGCACACTGTCAGCATGAAGTACGGAGTCAAGTTAGGTACACCTAGGGAGTACTACAATGAGGATCACAGACCAACACATTTCCTGGAATTCAGCAATATGGAGGAAGGTGACACTGCTGAGGCTGATCGGGAGGATACATTTACATAA